The Rhodospirillales bacterium genome contains the following window.
TTGCGATTTCAACAGCCACGTCGCCGAAGCTGTGCCCGAGGGGCGCTGGCGGGACGCCGTCGTTCGCGAACTCGCGCATTACCATGCCGAAACCGGGCGCTTGGGGCACGCGCGCACGATTTTTTTCGGCGGCGGCACGCCATCCCTGATGTCGCCCGAGTCGGCGGGCGCGATCGTCCATGCGGTCAAGCGGCTATGGGGCTTGGCCGACCACGCCGAAATCACGCTCGAAGCCAACCCGACCTCGGTCGAGGCGAAAAAATTCGAGGGATTCCGACGCGCGGGCATCAATCGCGTGTCGATCGGCGTCCAGGCGCTCGACGACGAGGCGCTCCGGTTTCTCGGTCGCAAGCATTCGGCGGCCGAGGCGCTGCGCGCGCTGGAAACGGCGGCCGCGATCTTCCCGCGCTTTTCCTTCGATCTCATCTACGCGCGGCCCGGCCAGACCGTCGCCGGATGGCGCCGGGAATTGGGGCGCGCGCTCCGCTTCGCCCGCGGCCATCTTTCGCTCTACCAACTGACGATCGAACCGGGCACCCTCTTTCACCGCGATCGCGTCCTCGCCGCCGACGAGGACGCCGCCGCCGATCTCTTCGAGGCAACCCAGGAAATGACGCGCGCCGCCGGCCTGCATCCTTACGAGATTTCCAATCATGCTAAACCCGGCGCCGAATGCCGCCATAACCTGATCTATTGGCGGGGCGGTTGTTACGTCGGCGTCGGTCCCGGCGCGCACGGGCGCATGGCATCTTCGGACGGCAC
Protein-coding sequences here:
- a CDS encoding coproporphyrinogen III oxidase; protein product: CDFNSHVAEAVPEGRWRDAVVRELAHYHAETGRLGHARTIFFGGGTPSLMSPESAGAIVHAVKRLWGLADHAEITLEANPTSVEAKKFEGFRRAGINRVSIGVQALDDEALRFLGRKHSAAEALRALETAAAIFPRFSFDLIYARPGQTVAGWRRELGRALRFARGHLSLYQLTIEPGTLFHRDRVLAADEDAAADLFEATQEMTRAAGLHPYEISNHAKPGAECRHNLIYWRGGCYVGVGPGAHGRMASSDGTAVATHQIHDPAGWLAAVEKVGHGTGKRQRLTPEKRREELLLAGLRLSEGVGRARFRALTGADVLAVVDRAALARLADGGFLECDEHRLRATAAGRQRLNAILTSLLPAR